The proteins below come from a single Lepidochelys kempii isolate rLepKem1 chromosome 20, rLepKem1.hap2, whole genome shotgun sequence genomic window:
- the SLC25A23 gene encoding mitochondrial adenyl nucleotide antiporter SLC25A23 gives MRGARDGGPAPWRALCQDSRDPERQKHWAELFDQLDTNKDGRVDINELREGLARMGMNASSQAEQEILREGDTDQDGELDFEEFVCYLQERERKLRLMFHSLDRNNDGHIDVSEIQQTFHSLGVYISLQQAEKILQSMDKDGTMTIDWHEWRDHFILNPLENMEEVVHYWKHSMVLDIGECLTVPDEFSEKEKKTGMWWKQLLAGAMAGAVSRTGTAPLDRLKVFMQVHASKTNNMNVFGGLKGMIQEGGIRSLWRGNGINVLKIAPESAIKFMAYEQIKRAIRGQQETLRVQERFVAGSLAGATAQTIIYPMEVLKTRLTLRKTGQYSGMADCAKKILQKEGIRAFYKGYLPNVLGIIPYAGIDLAIYETLKNMWLQKYSKNTADPGILVLLACGTMSSTCGQIASYPLALVRTRMQAQASIEGAPQPTMLGLFKHILSREGVLGLYRGIAPNFMKVIPAVSISYVVYENMKQVLGVTSR, from the exons ATGCGGGGTGCCCGGGATGGGGGGCCGGCGCCGTGGCGGGCGCTGTGCCAGGACAGCCGGGACCCCGAGCGCCAGAAGCACTGGGCCGAGCTCTTCGACCAGCTGGACACCAACAAGGACGGGCGGGTGGACATCAACGAGCTGCGGGAGGGCCTGGCGCGGATGGGCATGAATGCCAGCTCCCAAGCTGAACAG GAGATCCTGCGCGAGGGCGACACGGACCAGGACGGAGAGCTGGACTTTGAGGAGTTCGTGTGTTACCTGCAGGAGCGAGAGCGAAAGCTGCGGCTCATGTTCCACAGCCTGGACCGCAACAACGATG GCCACATCGATGTGTCCGAGATCCAGCAGACATTCCACAGCCTCGGAGTCTACATCTCTCTGCAGCAGGCAGAGAAAATCCTTCAAAG CATGGACAAAGACGGCACCATGACCATCGACTGGCACGAGTGGAGAGACCACTTCATCCTCAACCCACTGGAGAACATGGAGGAGGTCGTCCACTACTGGAAGCACTCCATG GTCCTGGACATCGGCGAATGCCTTACTGTCCCTGACGAATTCTCCGAGAAGGAGAAGAAGACGGGGATGTGGTGGAAGCAGCTGCTCGCGGGCGCCATGGCTGGGGCCGTCTCCAGAACTGGAACCGCCCCGCTGGACCGGCTTAAAGTTTTCATGCAG GTTCACGCCTCCAAGACCAACAACATGAACGTGTTTGGGGGGCTGAAAGGCATGATCCAGGAGGGGGGCATCCGCTCGCTCTGGCGCGGCAATGGGATCAATGTGCTGAAGATCGCTCCTGAGTCTGCCATCAAGTTCATGGCCTATGAGCAG ATCAAGCGGGCGATTCGTGGGCAGCAGGAGACGCTGCGGGTGCAAGAAAGATTTGTGGCCGGCTCGCTGGCCGGTGCCACTGCGCAGACGATCATCTATCCCATGGAG GTGCTGAAGACCCGGCTGACCCTGCGGAAGACGGGTCAATACTCGGGGATGGCCGACTGTGCTAAGAAGATCCTGCAGAAGGAGGGAATCCGGGCCTTTTACAAGGGCTACCTGCCCAATGTGTTAGGCATCATCCCCTACGCTGGCATCGACCTGGCTATCTACGAG ACGCTGAAGAACATGTGGCTTCAGAAGTACAGCAAGAACACAGCGGACCCCGGCATCCTGGTGCTCCTGGCCTGCGGGACGATGTCCAGCACCTGCGGGCAGATAGCCAGCTACCCCCTGGCCTTGGTGAGGACCCGGATGCAAGCCCAAG CCTCCATCGAGGGCGCCCCGCAGCCCACCATGCTGGGCCTCTTCAAGCACATCCTGTCgcgggagggggtgctgggcctGTACCGGGGCATCGCCCCCAACTTCATGAAAGTGATCCCAGCCGTCAGCATCAGCTACGTGGTCTACGAGAACATGAAGCAGGTGCTGGGCGTGACGTCCAGATGA